A section of the Chryseobacterium ginsenosidimutans genome encodes:
- a CDS encoding NADP-dependent oxidoreductase, with amino-acid sequence MKAIQYKEYGKSDVIKYVEVPTPLIKSENEILIQIKAAGVNPIDMKIRMGLMKTIRPVEMPYIPGGEASGVIVAVGEAVSEFKVGDEVIALTKKHTYAQYVTATEDFVVLKPETLSFEEAAAVGVTIGTAQSVLFTEGQLKKGQKVLIQGGGGAVGGVMVQMAKSAGAYVIATASGKGVDLAKDLGADEVIDYKSQNVSEIIKDVDLVADTAGGESQSELFKVLKQGGALLSIVAPPSQELAAQYGVRAGFVVSDISAKTLQNGIDLINDGQFRTVVSKTFRLEDAATAQDFLSAGGVNGKVVLIVE; translated from the coding sequence ATGAAAGCAATTCAGTACAAAGAGTATGGGAAATCAGATGTTATAAAATACGTTGAAGTTCCGACACCACTTATAAAAAGTGAAAATGAAATTTTAATTCAGATTAAAGCAGCAGGGGTAAACCCGATTGATATGAAGATCCGGATGGGATTGATGAAGACAATTCGTCCTGTTGAAATGCCCTATATTCCTGGAGGAGAGGCTTCGGGAGTCATTGTTGCCGTTGGCGAAGCCGTGTCAGAATTTAAAGTCGGTGATGAGGTTATTGCGCTGACAAAAAAACATACTTACGCACAATATGTGACCGCAACGGAAGATTTTGTTGTGCTAAAGCCGGAAACTTTGTCCTTTGAAGAAGCCGCTGCAGTTGGCGTTACGATCGGAACTGCACAATCGGTTCTATTTACCGAAGGTCAATTAAAAAAAGGACAAAAAGTGCTAATTCAGGGCGGTGGTGGTGCTGTCGGTGGAGTTATGGTTCAGATGGCAAAATCTGCCGGAGCATATGTTATTGCAACAGCATCGGGAAAAGGTGTGGACTTGGCAAAAGATCTGGGAGCTGATGAAGTGATTGATTATAAATCACAGAATGTATCTGAAATAATTAAAGATGTTGATTTGGTTGCAGATACAGCAGGAGGAGAGTCACAATCTGAGCTTTTCAAGGTGTTAAAACAAGGTGGTGCCTTATTAAGTATTGTAGCGCCACCATCACAGGAGCTGGCTGCGCAATATGGAGTCAGAGCCGGTTTTGTAGTTTCGGATATTTCAGCAAAAACACTTCAAAATGGTATTGACCTTATCAACGATGGACAATTCAGAACCGTCGTTTCCAAGACATTCAGGCTTGAAGATGCGGCAACAGCTCAGGATTTTTTATCTGCCGGTGGCGTGAATGGTAAAGTTGTTCTTATCGTAGAATAA
- a CDS encoding alkene reductase — protein sequence MKLLKPVILGKQTLQNTMVMAPMTRSRADIDGVVSDLTTLYYTQRASAGLLITEAVNISEQALGSPLTPGLYTAEQIDAWKKVTQSVHEKGGVIYAQLWHTGRVGHSVDRNGKLPVAPSAVGIKGQQHFTSQGMKDYEVPHELTTEEIKQIVKDYGKAAKNAIEAGFDGVELHAAFGYLPNQFLSESANLRTDEYGGNVENRNRFVLEVMHELVNAVGNDKAGIKLSPTIYYNNIENSDPEAQFKPLIQALNELPLAYIHLMNAMFPLDNHPNYPKNVIETFGSISKHSVIANAGYNKESGEAELEKGIAKMISYGLLFIANPDLPKRFELDAELSQPDQATMYGGGEHGYTDYPFLD from the coding sequence ATGAAATTATTAAAACCAGTAATATTAGGAAAACAAACGCTGCAAAATACAATGGTGATGGCGCCCATGACCCGCAGCCGTGCCGATATTGATGGTGTTGTATCGGATTTGACAACACTATACTATACGCAAAGAGCAAGCGCAGGACTGCTGATCACCGAAGCTGTCAATATTTCAGAACAGGCATTGGGCAGCCCGCTGACTCCTGGTTTGTATACCGCTGAACAAATTGATGCATGGAAGAAAGTGACTCAATCTGTACATGAAAAAGGAGGTGTGATTTATGCTCAATTATGGCATACAGGGCGTGTCGGACATTCTGTGGACAGAAACGGGAAACTTCCTGTTGCCCCTTCAGCAGTTGGTATCAAAGGGCAACAGCATTTCACTTCCCAAGGAATGAAAGATTACGAAGTCCCTCATGAATTGACGACCGAAGAGATCAAACAAATCGTGAAAGATTATGGTAAGGCAGCGAAAAATGCTATCGAAGCAGGCTTTGACGGTGTAGAGCTCCATGCAGCATTTGGGTATTTGCCAAACCAATTTTTATCAGAAAGTGCTAATCTGAGAACTGATGAATATGGAGGAAATGTAGAAAACAGAAATCGATTTGTTTTGGAAGTTATGCATGAATTGGTGAATGCAGTTGGTAACGATAAAGCAGGCATCAAGCTATCGCCAACAATCTATTACAATAATATTGAGAATAGTGATCCTGAAGCACAGTTCAAGCCATTAATCCAGGCGCTGAATGAATTGCCATTGGCATATATTCATTTGATGAACGCTATGTTTCCACTGGATAATCACCCTAACTATCCTAAGAATGTTATTGAGACATTTGGAAGTATCAGCAAACATTCTGTGATTGCCAATGCGGGTTATAATAAGGAAAGCGGGGAAGCGGAACTTGAAAAAGGGATTGCCAAAATGATTTCTTACGGATTATTGTTCATTGCCAATCCTGATCTGCCGAAAAGGTTTGAATTGGATGCAGAATTAAGTCAGCCCGATCAGGCGACGATGTATGGTGGGGGAGAGCACGGATATACTGATTACCCTTTCTTGGATTAA
- a CDS encoding winged helix-turn-helix transcriptional regulator has translation MEQEFDLIKDCSQKILAISDTMEILNGKWKMSIIACLCYKPMRYSELLKEVKGISGKMLSRELKDLEMNELIERHVLNTSPVAVEYEITDYGKSLKKLTNIIADWGLIHRQRIISGMKTKQ, from the coding sequence ATGGAACAAGAATTCGATCTGATAAAAGACTGCAGCCAAAAAATATTGGCTATTAGCGATACAATGGAAATTTTAAATGGAAAATGGAAAATGTCCATTATTGCGTGTTTGTGTTATAAACCAATGCGTTATTCTGAACTGTTGAAAGAGGTTAAAGGCATTTCCGGTAAGATGCTCAGTCGCGAGTTAAAAGATCTGGAAATGAATGAATTGATTGAACGGCATGTATTAAACACTTCACCTGTTGCTGTAGAATACGAAATAACCGACTATGGAAAATCGCTTAAAAAGCTTACCAATATAATAGCAGACTGGGGGCTGATTCATAGGCAACGTATTATTTCGGGAATGAAAACAAAACAGTAA
- a CDS encoding nitroreductase family protein — protein MELIKNLEWRYAVKKYSDELVSEDKIDQIIKAINLSASSCGIQPYRLFVITNPEVRKRLAEASFNVQIMDSSHLLVFAGFNEITNDYITDYIEMMEQQRSLEAGALNILKDTLIGYFSTQTPEQNAIWSSKQAYIGLGTALIAAAELKVDATPMEGFDPKLFDDVLGLSEKGLHASVIISLGYRDSANDFLSSMPKVRLPINEFSTKIT, from the coding sequence ATGGAACTAATTAAAAATTTAGAATGGCGTTATGCAGTCAAGAAATACTCGGATGAGTTAGTCAGCGAAGATAAAATCGATCAGATAATCAAAGCCATCAATCTCAGCGCATCATCTTGCGGAATACAGCCTTACCGCCTATTTGTAATCACCAATCCTGAAGTAAGAAAAAGACTAGCAGAAGCATCATTCAATGTACAAATCATGGATTCCTCTCACTTATTAGTCTTTGCAGGATTCAATGAAATAACTAATGATTACATCACGGACTATATTGAGATGATGGAACAGCAGCGAAGTTTGGAAGCTGGAGCACTCAACATTCTGAAAGATACTCTGATTGGTTATTTCTCTACGCAGACACCTGAACAAAATGCAATCTGGTCAAGCAAACAAGCGTATATTGGTTTAGGTACCGCTTTAATTGCAGCTGCAGAACTTAAAGTAGATGCTACTCCCATGGAAGGATTCGATCCGAAATTGTTTGATGATGTTTTAGGTTTATCAGAAAAGGGTCTTCATGCTTCAGTTATCATTTCTTTGGGTTATCGGGATTCTGCTAACGATTTTCTTTCATCTATGCCAAAAGTCCGTTTACCAATTAATGAATTTTCGACCAAAATCACGTAA
- a CDS encoding NAD(P)H-binding protein — translation MNIVITGSLGNIGKPLTELLVARRHHVTVISSQPERRSAIEALGAKAAIGTIQDVDFLIETFTGADAVYLMEAWEGIGSLFDKDIDFLAEFKKIANNYVQAVQRSGVKNIIHLSSIGAHSDQGMGSLLVHHHVENILRTLPENIAIKFMRPVGFFSNVYRWLPMIKSHGVIIQSYGGDQKEPWVSPYDIALTIADEMEKPFDGRTVHYIASDEVSPNEIAEALGKAIGNSDLKWKVIPSGELLNQMLSAGINEWVANGMVAMQKAQEDGSLYEDFNLNKPEFGKTKLNDFAKEFTKIYHQQNNS, via the coding sequence ATGAATATCGTCATAACAGGTTCTTTAGGGAACATCGGAAAACCACTTACAGAATTATTGGTTGCCAGAAGACATCACGTTACTGTGATCAGTAGTCAACCTGAAAGAAGATCTGCCATAGAAGCATTAGGAGCGAAGGCAGCAATAGGAACTATACAAGATGTTGATTTTTTAATCGAAACCTTCACGGGAGCAGATGCTGTTTATCTGATGGAAGCATGGGAAGGAATCGGAAGTCTCTTTGATAAGGATATCGACTTTTTAGCGGAATTTAAAAAGATAGCTAACAATTACGTGCAGGCTGTTCAACGGTCAGGTGTCAAGAATATTATCCATCTGAGCAGTATTGGTGCGCATTCGGATCAAGGTATGGGCAGTCTCTTGGTGCATCACCATGTTGAAAATATCCTGCGAACACTTCCTGAAAATATAGCCATTAAGTTTATGCGTCCGGTCGGTTTTTTCAGCAATGTTTACAGATGGTTGCCTATGATCAAGTCTCATGGAGTGATTATTCAAAGCTACGGCGGTGATCAAAAAGAACCGTGGGTTTCTCCATATGATATTGCATTAACAATTGCCGATGAAATGGAAAAACCATTTGATGGAAGAACGGTGCATTACATTGCAAGTGATGAGGTCTCGCCTAATGAAATTGCCGAGGCTTTGGGAAAAGCAATAGGTAATTCTGATCTGAAATGGAAAGTGATTCCATCAGGGGAACTATTAAATCAGATGCTTTCGGCAGGAATCAATGAATGGGTTGCCAATGGAATGGTTGCAATGCAAAAAGCACAGGAAGATGGCAGTCTGTATGAAGATTTCAATTTAAATAAACCTGAATTCGGCAAGACAAAGCTGAATGATTTTGCTAAAGAATTCACTAAAATCTATCACCAACAAAACAATTCATAA
- a CDS encoding SDR family oxidoreductase — protein MRKALITGANKGIGFETARQLLENGYFVFIGSRNMENGKLAVQRLKEAGFENVEAVQLDVTDIKSVESARKEIESKTEVLDVLINNAGINGGLPQAALDAPAEAFQIVMDTNLYGVVRVTQAFIDLLRKSDQPRIVNVSSSGCSLTLHCDPDWMYYSHKAAVYTASKAAMNMYTINLAYELRDTNFKVNAVCPGFVATDFNGQRGTGTAEEGGTRIAKYAMIGENGPSGKFISEEYNPETGETPW, from the coding sequence ATGAGAAAAGCATTAATAACAGGAGCTAATAAGGGAATAGGGTTTGAAACCGCCAGACAACTTTTGGAAAACGGATATTTTGTCTTCATCGGAAGCCGAAATATGGAGAATGGAAAATTGGCTGTTCAGCGTCTTAAAGAAGCCGGATTTGAAAATGTAGAAGCCGTTCAGTTAGATGTTACGGATATTAAATCAGTAGAATCGGCAAGAAAAGAGATTGAAAGTAAAACCGAAGTATTGGATGTACTGATCAATAACGCAGGAATCAACGGTGGTCTTCCACAAGCTGCGCTGGATGCCCCAGCTGAAGCATTTCAGATAGTAATGGATACCAACTTGTATGGTGTGGTAAGAGTCACGCAGGCATTTATTGACCTACTCAGAAAATCTGATCAGCCGAGAATTGTTAACGTTTCGTCAAGCGGCTGCTCACTTACTCTGCATTGTGATCCTGATTGGATGTATTACAGTCATAAAGCCGCTGTATATACTGCATCAAAAGCGGCGATGAATATGTATACCATCAATCTGGCGTATGAATTGAGAGACACCAATTTTAAAGTTAATGCTGTCTGTCCGGGATTTGTTGCCACTGATTTTAATGGCCAACGAGGTACCGGAACTGCTGAGGAAGGGGGAACGAGAATCGCTAAATATGCCATGATCGGTGAAAACGGACCGTCCGGAAAGTTTATCAGTGAAGAATATAATCCTGAGACCGGCGAAACGCCTTGGTAA
- a CDS encoding helix-turn-helix domain-containing protein, with translation MRDKQNKLHSFKSLSEFHQMFGLSKPEHPLVSFVRLEDMKMPGEELSEYMVLDFYKIAYKDSIGKAKYGQHHYDFGEGGLVFTAPGQLFEKPRSNKSKGCILLIHPDFFLSYPLAKKIKQYGFFSYAADEALHVSEKEKETIFSVFKIIDEELNSRVDDFSQDVIISQIELLLNYSSRFYKRQFITYKAVNADLIQQFETIMDFYFNSDHELQNGMPSVQDVAEQLHVSANYLSDVLRSLTGLNTQQHIHNRLIETAKDILSRTNLSVSEIAYHLGFDYPQSFTRLFKSKTKLTPLEFRHSFNLPGTN, from the coding sequence ATGAGAGATAAACAAAATAAGCTGCATTCATTCAAATCATTATCTGAGTTCCATCAGATGTTTGGGTTATCTAAACCGGAGCATCCACTGGTCAGCTTCGTCCGTCTGGAGGATATGAAAATGCCGGGAGAAGAATTGTCAGAATATATGGTGTTGGACTTTTATAAGATTGCTTATAAGGACAGTATCGGAAAAGCTAAATACGGGCAGCATCATTATGACTTCGGAGAAGGCGGATTAGTTTTTACCGCTCCCGGTCAGCTTTTTGAAAAACCTAGAAGTAACAAAAGTAAAGGCTGTATTCTGTTGATTCATCCTGATTTTTTTCTTTCCTATCCGTTAGCTAAAAAAATCAAACAGTATGGATTCTTTTCGTATGCTGCTGATGAAGCGCTTCATGTATCTGAAAAGGAAAAGGAGACTATATTTTCGGTTTTTAAGATTATTGATGAAGAGCTGAACAGTAGAGTAGACGACTTCAGCCAGGACGTTATAATTTCCCAGATTGAACTGCTTCTTAATTACAGCAGTCGATTTTACAAAAGGCAATTTATTACCTATAAAGCAGTTAATGCTGATCTGATCCAGCAATTTGAAACCATCATGGATTTTTATTTTAATTCTGACCACGAATTACAAAACGGAATGCCTTCTGTGCAAGATGTTGCAGAACAATTACATGTTTCCGCCAATTATTTAAGCGATGTGCTGCGTTCCTTAACAGGACTCAATACCCAACAGCATATTCATAACAGGCTCATTGAGACGGCAAAAGATATCTTGTCCAGGACTAATCTCTCGGTATCCGAAATAGCCTATCATCTAGGATTTGATTATCCCCAGTCTTTTACAAGATTGTTTAAAAGTAAAACAAAACTAACCCCTTTAGAATTCAGGCATTCTTTTAACTTACCGGGAACAAATTAG
- a CDS encoding helix-turn-helix domain-containing protein, with product MESPAEILPGVIFYSYLSYERKEKVCFWNHHTLVLQVSGQLVLETSGQKVSITGGELLLIGRNQLGTLTKTPLSGGNYETIVISLQEDLLRKIILEENIEVDKKYIGPPNILIPSNEFLQGYFQSIVPYARISGAEMTDEMGILKVKEGVRLLLHAMPTLRDFLFDFSEPHKIDLEKFMLNNFHFNVPVERFAQLTGRSLASFKRDFQKIFGAPPRQWLQDKRLHTAKHLIETKHKKPSLIYLDLGFESLSHFSHSFRKKFGKAPTEYLNNAGSPNEL from the coding sequence ATGGAAAGTCCAGCAGAAATCCTTCCGGGAGTTATCTTTTATTCTTATCTATCCTATGAAAGGAAAGAAAAAGTATGTTTTTGGAATCATCACACTTTGGTGTTGCAAGTGTCGGGGCAATTGGTCCTGGAAACCTCCGGGCAAAAAGTTTCAATAACCGGAGGAGAATTGCTGCTGATCGGCAGAAATCAGTTGGGAACCCTTACCAAGACACCGCTGTCGGGTGGAAATTATGAAACGATAGTGATCTCGCTTCAGGAAGATCTGCTTCGAAAGATTATTCTGGAAGAGAATATTGAAGTGGACAAAAAATATATTGGACCTCCGAATATTTTAATTCCATCAAACGAATTTCTGCAAGGCTATTTTCAGTCAATTGTTCCGTATGCCCGGATATCCGGAGCTGAAATGACTGACGAAATGGGTATTCTGAAAGTGAAGGAAGGAGTTAGACTATTGCTGCATGCAATGCCAACGCTTCGTGATTTTTTGTTTGACTTCTCGGAGCCTCATAAGATAGACCTTGAAAAATTCATGTTGAATAATTTTCATTTTAATGTTCCTGTTGAACGATTTGCACAGCTTACAGGACGCAGCCTGGCCAGCTTCAAACGGGATTTCCAGAAAATTTTTGGTGCACCGCCGCGCCAGTGGCTACAGGATAAACGACTGCATACAGCAAAACATCTTATTGAGACAAAGCACAAGAAACCATCATTAATATATTTAGATCTTGGGTTTGAGAGTTTATCGCACTTCTCACACTCCTTCAGGAAAAAATTCGGAAAGGCTCCTACTGAATATCTGAATAACGCAGGTTCTCCAAATGAACTGTAA